TTTTCTAAATTATCATTATTTTCTAAAACATCTAATAAAGTTTGATTTTTTACATTTGTAGAAATTTCAGTATTTGTTTCTAAAATTTCTCCATCTTCATTGTATCTAATCACATTTCCATTTTCATCAAGTTCTATCTCTTCATCCTCTTTTGGACATTTTGCAATTGATACAACTTTATCATCTTTATCAACATTTACAATTATTACACCAGAAGTGTTTCTTCCAGCTTTTCTAATTGTATTCATATCAACTCTAATCATTTTTCCAATTGAAGTTAATAACATTAAATCTTGTGAATCATCAACTAAAACTTCCCCAACAATATTTCCAGTTTTTGGAGAAAGTTTCATCGCAATAACTCCAGAACCAGCTCTATTTGTAAGTCTGTACTCTTCAACTGTTGTTCGTTTTCCAATTCCTTTTTCAGAAACTGTTAAAATCTCTTGATCTTCATGATTAATTACATCAGCATCAACAACAAAGTCAGTATCAATTTTAAATTTAATACCTCTTACTCCTCTTGTGCTTCTTCCTTGGTCTCTTGTTTTATCAAGTTCAAATCTAATACATTGACCAAGACTTGTAAATATCATAATATATTGAGTTTGTACATCAGCAATTTTTGCTGTTACTATCTCATCTGCATCATCAAGAACGATAGCTCTTACTCCATTACTTCTGATATTAGAGAATTCATTTAATGATGTTCTTTTGATAATTCCATTTCTTGTAAAGAATACTAAAGATTTAGATTCATCAAAATCAGGAGTTGGAATAATCTCCATAATCTTCTCATCAGGTCTTAAATTGATTAAGTTAACAACTGCTTTACCTTTTGCAGTTCTACTTCCTTCAGGAATTTTGTAAACTTTTAACCAATATAATTGCCCCATATTTGTAACAAACATTAAAGTATCATGAGTATTACTTACGAAGAATTTTTCGATAAAGTCATCATCATGAGTAGTAACGGCAACTTTACCTTTACCACCTCTTTTTTGTTTTTCATAAGATTTAATTGGAACTCTTTTTACATATCCATTATGAGTAATTGTTACTACCATTGGCTCATTTGGAATTAAATCTTCAACATCAATTTCATCATATGAATCTTCAATTTCTGTTCTTCTATCACTTGAGAATTTTTCTTGGATTTCAGTTAATTCTTCTTTGATAATTTCATTTAATTTCTCTTCAGATTTTAGAATTGATTCTAATTCTGCAATTAATATCATAAGTTCAGCATATTCAGCTTCAAGTTTATCTCTTTGAAGACCTGTTAATCTTCCAAGTCTCATATCTAAAATAGCTTGAGATTGAATTGGACTTAAACCAAATCTATTTTGTAAACTATCTTTTGCTTCTTGATCGTTTGCACTTGCTCTGATGATTTTAACAACTTCATCAATATTGTCTAAAGCAATTTTTAAACCTTCTAAAATATGAGCTCTAGCTTTTGCTTTTTCTAAATCAAAAATTGTTCTTCTAATAATTACAGTTTTTCTATGAGATAAGAAAATATTTAATAATTGAGGTAAATTAAATACTTTTGGCTCTTTATTATAAACTGCTAATAAAATAATCCCAAAAGTTGTTTCCATTGGAGTTGATTTATAAAGATTATTTAAAACAATCTCGCTCATTGCATCTTTTTTAAGCTCAATTACAACTCTAATACCTTCTCTATCAGACTCATCTCTAACTTCTGAAATACCATCAATTTGTTTATCTTTTGCAAGGTTTGCGATAAGCTCAATTAATCTTGCTTTATTCACTTGATAAGGTAATTCATCAAGAACTATAATCTCTTTTTTACCTCTTGTTTCAATGTGATGTTTAGCTCTAATTCTAACTCTTCCTCGTCCAGTATTATATGCATCAATAATTCCACGTCTACCAAAAATAGTTCCACCCGTTGGGAAATCTGGACCTTGAATAAATTGCATTAATTCATCAGCAGTTGCATCTGGATTATCAATTGTGTATAAAACAGCATTTAATAACTCATTAATATTATGAGGAGGAATTTTAGTAGCCATACCAACAGCAATTCCTTCACTTCCATTTAATAAAAGTGTAGGAACTCTTGTAGGAAGAACTGAAGGCTCTTTCATTGTATCATCATAATTTGGAACAAAATTTACAGTATCTTTGTCTAAATCTCTTAATACTTCTTCAGCAATTCTAGTCATTCTAGCTTCCGTATATCTCATAGCAGCTGCACTATCACCATCAATAGAACCGAAGTTTCCTTGTCCATCAACTAATGGGGCTCTCATTGAGAAATTTTGAGCCATTCTTACTAGTGCATCATAAACAGAAGTATCTCCATGAGGATGGTATTTACCAATAACATCTCCAACAATTCTTGCTGATTTTTTATAAGCTGATTTTGAAGTAATACTTAAATCATGCATAGCATATAAGATTCTTCTATGAACAGGTTTTAAACCATCTTTTGCATCGGGTAATGCCCGACCAATAATAACACTCATAGAGTAATCTAAATAAGAGGCTTTAACTGAGTCCTCAATATTTATGTCTATAATATCTTGATTTTCGAAAAGGTTTTCCATAAAAAAAGGCCTTTGTAATATAAAATTGGATTATTGTATCTAAATTGCGCTTAGCACTTCTTGTAATAAATTTTAATAAAATTAAATTATAAAAAAAGGGGACAAAAGTCAAACTTTCATCCCCTTATATTTTTAACTAAAATTAAAAATTATTTTTCGTTGTTGTGTTTTACAATAATAGAATAAATTTCATCTTTTAATTTTAATTTTTCTTTTTTCTTAGATTCAATTTCAAATTGATCAGCATGTGATTCTTCAAGTTTAGCAATTAAATCATCTAACTCATTGTGCTTCTCAAAAAGTTTATGAAAATGTGCATCTTTTTGCTTTAACTCTGTAATTACATCTCTATATTCGTGAAACATTCTTGTATCCTATATGTTTAAATTTGAATTGGGCGATTATACAATCTAAGTACTTAATCTTTTGTAAAAAAATAATACATTAACTTCTATAATCAGCATTAATTTCTACATATTTGTAACCTAAATCACACCCATATGCAGTGAATTTACCATCACCTAAACCAATATCACAAATAATTTTATATTTATCTTTTTTTAAAACTTCAGCCGCTTTTGCTTCAGTTTGAGCATCAAAACAAATCTCTCCCTTATTGAATACAACAACATCATTATATGAAATCACTAATTTTTCATCATCACAATCAATTCTTGAAGCTCCAATAGTTGAAGCAATTCTTCCAAAATTTGGATCTTCTCCAAAAAGAGCTGTTTTTACTAAAAGTGAATTTGATAAAGCTTTCGCAGCAATTTCAGCTTGTTTATCATCTTTTGCATTTATAACTTCAAATGCAGCAACTTTTTTAGCGCCCTCTCCATCTGCAACCATTAACATTGCCATATCATGCATTACAAGTCTTAAGGCTTCTTTAAATGCTTCTTTATCATAAGAATTTGATTTTCCATTTGCTAAAACCATAACCGTATCGTTTGTAGAAGTATCTCCATCAACAGAAATAGCATTAAAAGTTGTCTCTTTATTTATATTTAAAGCCTCTTTAATATCTTCATAAGGAGCAGCTGCATCTGTACAAATAAAACATAACATTGTTGCTAAGTTTGGATTTATCATTCCTGCACCTTTTGCAACAGCACCAATTTTAAATGAAGTTCCGTTTTCAAGTTTCACTTCATAAATACAAGTTTTAGGATATGCATCCGTTGTCATAATTGCTTTTGATAAGTTTTCACCATTTTTAGCTGTTAAATCGAATTTTTTAGCACCTGTTACTAATTTTTCAATTGGTAAGGGATTTCCAATAACTCCTGTACTACTCATAACTGGATTAATAAGTTCTAAAGAGCCAAAATCAAGTTGAGAAAATAGAGTATTAATAGATTCAATACCTTTTTTACCTGTTAAAGCGTTTGCATTTTTTGAATTTATTAAAACAAAATTTGTTTTGAAATTTTCACCATATTGTAAAAAATGTTTTAAAGGTGCTGCTTGAAATCTATTTTCTGTAAAAACAGCTGCAACAGTACAAGCCTCTTTTGTATAAATAAATCCTAAATCATTATTTCCATTTGGTTTAAGACCTGCATGAATTCCATCACAATAAAATCCATCAATTTGATCAATATAACCTTTTATTGGTAAAATAGTAAACATTTTATATATCCTCTGGTTGTTTTGTTAAATTTATAATTCTTTTAGCTCTTGCTATTCCTCTTTGAGAACCAACTAATAATAACTTGCAATTAGTATTTATAGAAGTTGTACCTTTTGGCATTTGGATAAATTTTCCATTATCTTCAGTTATACCAATAACAGAAACTTTTAATATATCTCTTAATCTTAAATCTTTCAATTCTCTATTTATTACCCATGAATTTTCTCTTACAAAAACTTCTTCCATATCAATTGGAGTATCTTTTTTATATAAAAACTCTTCAAGAACATTTTCCATATCTGGTCTTATTGCCATGGCAGTTACTCTTTTTGCCATTAAAGATGGTGTAGCAACCACTTTATCAGCTCCAAGCTTTTTTAGCCTTATTTTTTCATTTTGTGTTTCTGCATTTGAAATAATCAAAAATGGTGGTCTTCCTAACTCTTTTTCATAAAGTCTAACAGAAGCAATTAAAGTAATATTATCTGAAATATTTTTAGATAATGAGATTGCTCCTTTTGCTGAACTCAAATGTGATTTTAAAAAGGCAATCTCTTTATATGGTTCTTCTTTTACATAATATGGATAATTGTGTTCTTTTGCAATTTGTTCAATATCATCACTTGGATCAACAACAACAAAAGGGATATGATTGTCTCTAAATTGTCTAGCTAATTGAGCTGTATATTCATTGTGATAACATATTACGAAATGACGTCTTAACCTTGCTATTTTATAAAGCATTTTTCTTTCCTTTAATAACTCTAATAATGAACCATTTGCAATAACATCAATTACAATACCCACAGAAAATGTTAAAATCAAAAATCCTGCAATCATAAGTGTTACAGTAAAAACAATACCTTGATTACTAAAATTTGCTTCATTTAATGCACCAAATCCAGTAGTAGTAAAAGTATAAGCTGATTGGAAAATTGCATGCATAATTGAATAATCTTCAATATAAACATACCCTAGAGTTCCTATCATCATAACAAGTTGAATAAGGATTAATGGTAATCTAAAAGGTTTTAATTGGGCATAAATAAGTGGATTTAAATCATATTGGGGTTTGGCTGCTCTTATTTCCCAGCCAATAGTTTTTTTGATCTTACTAAAGATGCTCATGAAAGCACTATTCTAGCGCCTTCTTATGAGTGTTTTTTAAGAGTTCTTAACTCTTTTGCAGAAATTTTTAACTTAGTTGTTGTTCCATCTTCTAATGTAACTCTAACTGTTCTAATATTTGGTAAAAATCTTCTTCTAGTTCTGTTTTTTGCGTGACTTACGTTGTTACCAACCATTGGTCCTTTTCCAGAAATTGCACATTTTCTTGACATTTGTCTTCCTTACGTAGTGAAAAATATTTGCGTATTGTATCTTAAATTTCTTAAGGCAAATTTAAACATTTTCTAGGATAAAATTCATTTTATTCAAATTTGCCTCTAATTCGAACTCTTTTGCTAATTTTTTATTCTCTTTTTTTATTTTTTTTAACTCATTTTTATCTAATAAAACAGCATCTATTTTAAACGCAATACTTGGATCTGTTGGTGAATCCATTGAAGCAAAAACATCTACAACCTCTTTTGCATCATTATCAATACTTAAAAAAACCACACATTTACAATACATCGCTTTTAAAATATTTGATGAAAAAGTTTTATTATAAGTTGGTAATAAAAAAATATCTGAAGCTAAAAATAGATCATCAATATTTTTGTAATTTTCTAATAATATAATTTTATCTTGTAAATTTTGATATTTTGGAAGTTGAAATTGCAAAGCAGTTATCTGTTTTTGTTCACCAGCGATTATAATTTTAAAATCTGAATAAGTTATAGAAGAACAAATATCTAAAAACTCTTTAACTCCCGAAGTTTTAAAGTTCTTTGCTGTAAATAAAATAAGTTTAGTTTTAGGATCTATATTTAACTCTTCACAAAGTTTAATTTTTACCTCTTTTGTTTTTTTATATTCAATATTGATTGAAGGATAAATAACCTTTATTTTTTCATGGGAAATCTTTGTTTTGGCAATAATATAGTTCATAGATGCAAAAGAATTTACAATTGTGATTTTTGAATTTTTAATATTTTCAATAGACTTTTCATCTAAATTTCCACTATGAAAATATACATCTGCATATTTTTTTTTGCCAAATAAAGAACTTATAAAATTCTCTTTTTTTAGAACTTCAATATTTTCTTGTTTTTTTAGATTTTCTATTAATAAATTTGATGATTTGTAAGAAATAGATGTTTTTTTCATAAATTATTTTTCTTCACTTTTATTATTTAATTCATACAGTTTTGCTTCTTTCAAAAATGCGTAAAATGAATTATTCATTGCTGCAATAAAACCTCTCATACCGTTTAAAAATCCTCTTTTAATAATAAATGATTTAAAAAATGAAAGAGGAAAAACAAAAAGTAATTTAGCAAATGAAGCTTTTTTATTTTTTGCAAATTTCTCATCAGCTCTTAAACTTGAATATTCATTAATTTTACTTAAATGTGTCTTTAAATCCATTGTTCCGTAATCATAAATAAATCCATTAGCTTTGTTTATTTTACCTTTTACAAGAATTGACTCGTGAACTAATTTATCAGGATAATGTCCTACACTTTTTCTGAAAAATCTAATTCTTCTATTAAATTTTGATTTTTCACTATTAAATTTTCCTAAAAACTGACTTGATATTTTTATATCTAAACCATCTATTTTATTCTCTTCAATTACTTTTTCAATCTCTTTTTTTAATTCTTCTGTTAATTGTTCATCAGCATCTAAATTTAAAACCCATTCATTTTGACATAAACTTTTTGCATACTCTTTTTGCTTGGCAAATCCTAGCCAATCTTGATGAAAAATCTTATTTGTATACTCTTTTGCAATATTTAAAGTATTATCCGTACTTCCACTATCAACGACTACAATTTCATCAAAATCTTTAACACTTTCCAGAACTCTTTTTATATGTTTTTCTTCATTTTTACAAATGATATAAACAGAGGCTTTAATCATAATTTATTCCTAACTCTTGATACTTTTAATAAAAAATCCACAAAATTCTCTGTTCCTAAAATTCCAACTCTTTTAATTGTAAATACATCATCATTTTCTTCAAATAAACCTCTTTTTACAACTGTGGCATTTTTGTATCCAACATTTTTAACTGCTTGAACAATTTTATCATCAAATTTTCCGTAAGGATAAGCAAAAGCTTCACACTCTTTATTTGTAATTTTTTCAACTTCTTCTTTTGATTTTTTTAATTCATTTAATAGTTGTTCATCATTTATTGTTGATAAATTTACATGGGATAAAGTGTGAGAACCAAACTCTATTAATCCTGAATTTAGCATCTCTAAAATCTGTTTTTCATTTAAAAGATTTGATAAAACAGAAGTATTTTTTTCTTCCCAGTGATTTGTTTTTTGATTGGGAACAAGATAAATAGTAGCCTTAAAATCATACTTTTTTAAAATAGGGAAAGCATTTAAATAATTGTCCTCATATCCATCATCAAACGTAATTACAAATGATTTTTCTGGAATTTCATCTAATTTTGAAAGTTCCGAAATAGTAAATGATTTCCAATTATTTTTATAAAACCAATTCATCTGTTTTTCAAAATCTTGAGGTTTCACTCTCCACTTATTATGTTTTTCATTTCCTACATGCTCACGAATACTGTGATACATTAAAACTCTAGCTTTTTTATAACTTTGAGGGATTCTCCACCAGTTATATCGTAAAGAAATTATTAAAATTAAAATAAATAAAAATATTAAAAAATAAATCATCTACTTCACTTTATAAGACTTTTATATGCTTCAACGTATTGTTTAACCATTTTTTCAATACTATATTCTTCTTTAGTTTCTTTAACTTTTCCAAACAACTTTTCATACTTTTTGTAATCTTCATAAACATCATTTAATTTATTAACAAAAGCATCTACTCTATTATCAAATACCAACTCTTCACCTAATATCTCTTTATGGTTTGCAATATCAGTTGCAACTAGTACTCTAGCATAGAAAATACCTTCAATTAAAGCTAAAGACAAGCCTTCTTCACTTGAAGATATTATTTGTAAATCACTATTATATATATAATCTTGAACGTTTCTTACAAATCCAACTAACTCAATTTTATTTTCTAATTTAAGTGATTTGATAAGATTTAATAATTCTTCTTTTTGTTCACCTTCACCAACAATATTTAATTTAAAATCAAAATTAACTTTAGAAAGTGCGTTAATTAATGTATGAAAACCTTTTACTTGGGCTAATCTTCCAACTCCAACAATAGTGAATTTATTTTTATTTTCAAACTCTCTTACTTCTTTAAAAGGTATACCATTTAATATTGTTATGTTTCTTTTTGCATTTGTATAAATTCTAGTCTCTTCAGAAACTGCAACACCCAAATCAGCCAAAGAGAATTTTTTCTTTACAACAGGATTATGACGACTACCAATAATTGGTACTTTTTTCTTCATAAAAAATCTTGCATTATACATAATTTCAAGTTCTTTTGTATTATGAATATGTATTACATCTGGATTAATCTTTTCAACTATTTTTGCAACTTTATATAAAAAAAATGGGTTATATCTATTCTTTTCAAAATCTAACTCTATAAAATTTACATTTTCTTCTAAATAAGGTTTGATTTTCTCATTTGTTAATAAATAAACTGTATGTTCTTTTGATAATTCGTTACACAAATCTACACATACTTTCTCAGTTCCAGCAAATTGTACCCAATGTAATGTATGTAAGATTATCATATTTGATTTCCTTGTTTAAATTTATATTCACTCCACTCATAATTATTTGATTTATCATCTTTAAACAATAATTCCAACATAAATTGAGTTACTCTTTTTGCATTTGCTATTTCATAAGTTTTTTCTTGACCTTTTTTAGCAATTAATTCATAATTTTTATCTTTTAAATAATATTTTAATTTTTCAAAACAATCATTTGGTGTGTCAAAATAGACAATCTCTTCTTTATCTTTATAAAGTTTTTCAAATCCTTTTATTCTAGGAGAAAATGTACAAATTCCTGAACCTAAAAATTGTGCCATTCTATCTGAAGCTCCAAGAATTTTTTCTTGATTAACTTCATTTAAATTATCATCTCTATTAAAATTTATTGCTATTTTAGTTTGAGCTATAGCTTTGTGAAAATCATTTCCAAAAATTGCAGGATTTCCAAGTGAAGCATATACTTTCAATTTTATATTTTCTTTGTCACAAAAATCTTTTAATAAAACTGCAAATTTTGTTCTAACATCTTCATTGTAATCTCTTGCGATATATATTACATCATTTATTTTTTCTGATTCTAATTTTTTATCAAATGCAGGATCTGAAATGTTTGGAAAAAATGAAAAAACTGTATTTTGATATTTCTTTGACAAATTTTGTAACTCTTTTGCATTTGCATAGTAAAAAATATCAATACAATCTAATTTATCAAAAAATTCATCTTTCTCTAACAAATGATCTACATACCATTGTACAATTTTAATATTTGGCAAAATTTCTCTAATTTTAATTAATGTCTCTTTATCTATTTTTTCAGCTTTTGCTAAAAATAAAATATCTGCATCTATATTTTTACAAATATTAATCAGCTTTTGATTCATTTTTTTTAATCCACTATCTTTTATTCTTAAAAAACGTGAATTTCGCTCTACATCTCTATAACTAAAATCATAAACAAAGTGTCCATTTTGAATCAATCCATGACTTATTTTTCTCTCAAGTCCATAAAAGAAATTACCATTATCTTTTTCGTTAAAGATACCACAATGAACTATTTTATAATGTTTTTGCATTAATACAACCTTTGTAATATTCTAATAAATTTTTTGAATAGTCATTGAAATCAAATTTTTGTTTAAAATGCTCATGTTTTAATTTAAAATCTTCACAAATATTTTCATAATTATTGTAAATTTCACTAATTTTAGTTGAGAAATCTTCAATTTTTACTAAATAGTCTTTATCTAAAACTTCAACAATTCCTCCAACTGGAGTTGAAATAATTACTGGACTATTCATTATTCCTTCAAGTAAAGTCAAAGGCAAACCTTCAGTTAAAGAGGAAATTACTTGAAGATGACTACTTGCCAAATATTCTGGAATATTATTTTTAAAACCTAAAAGTGATACCTTCTTTTCTAATTTATTATCAATAATCAATTTTTCTAATTTTAGTTTTTGAGAACCTTCACCAATAATATTCAATTTAAAATCAAATTCTAACTTTGAAACTTGTTCAATTAATTTATCAAAACCTTTTATTGGGTCTAATCTTCCTACTGCTAAAATTGTAAAAATCTCATTTTTTTCAAAAATTAAATTCTCACTTTTTTGTATCCCAAAATATAAAACTTTACTAGGATTAGTAATAGTTTTTGCAACTTCAGATGAAACACTAATTACGTTTTTAACTTTATTGAAAATTTTCCCTTTTCTTGTATTGTGTTTTGTTGCTACATGTATGAAAGAAGATATTTTATTTAATAAATAAGTAATTTGTGTAGCCTTAGCACCATGGGTATGAACAATATCATAGTTTTTAATCACATTTAATACTTCTAAATATAAAAATGGATTATATCTTTTATCATATGATTTATACTCTACAATCTTTACATTTGAAGAGACTTTATCTTTATATCTACAACCATTTG
The genomic region above belongs to Arcobacter ellisii and contains:
- the gyrA gene encoding DNA gyrase subunit A is translated as MENLFENQDIIDINIEDSVKASYLDYSMSVIIGRALPDAKDGLKPVHRRILYAMHDLSITSKSAYKKSARIVGDVIGKYHPHGDTSVYDALVRMAQNFSMRAPLVDGQGNFGSIDGDSAAAMRYTEARMTRIAEEVLRDLDKDTVNFVPNYDDTMKEPSVLPTRVPTLLLNGSEGIAVGMATKIPPHNINELLNAVLYTIDNPDATADELMQFIQGPDFPTGGTIFGRRGIIDAYNTGRGRVRIRAKHHIETRGKKEIIVLDELPYQVNKARLIELIANLAKDKQIDGISEVRDESDREGIRVVIELKKDAMSEIVLNNLYKSTPMETTFGIILLAVYNKEPKVFNLPQLLNIFLSHRKTVIIRRTIFDLEKAKARAHILEGLKIALDNIDEVVKIIRASANDQEAKDSLQNRFGLSPIQSQAILDMRLGRLTGLQRDKLEAEYAELMILIAELESILKSEEKLNEIIKEELTEIQEKFSSDRRTEIEDSYDEIDVEDLIPNEPMVVTITHNGYVKRVPIKSYEKQKRGGKGKVAVTTHDDDFIEKFFVSNTHDTLMFVTNMGQLYWLKVYKIPEGSRTAKGKAVVNLINLRPDEKIMEIIPTPDFDESKSLVFFTRNGIIKRTSLNEFSNIRSNGVRAIVLDDADEIVTAKIADVQTQYIMIFTSLGQCIRFELDKTRDQGRSTRGVRGIKFKIDTDFVVDADVINHEDQEILTVSEKGIGKRTTVEEYRLTNRAGSGVIAMKLSPKTGNIVGEVLVDDSQDLMLLTSIGKMIRVDMNTIRKAGRNTSGVIIVNVDKDDKVVSIAKCPKEDEEIELDENGNVIRYNEDGEILETNTEISTNVKNQTLLDVLENNDNLEKDEEE
- a CDS encoding YdcH family protein; protein product: MFHEYRDVITELKQKDAHFHKLFEKHNELDDLIAKLEESHADQFEIESKKKEKLKLKDEIYSIIVKHNNEK
- the argJ gene encoding bifunctional glutamate N-acetyltransferase/amino-acid acetyltransferase ArgJ, which translates into the protein MFTILPIKGYIDQIDGFYCDGIHAGLKPNGNNDLGFIYTKEACTVAAVFTENRFQAAPLKHFLQYGENFKTNFVLINSKNANALTGKKGIESINTLFSQLDFGSLELINPVMSSTGVIGNPLPIEKLVTGAKKFDLTAKNGENLSKAIMTTDAYPKTCIYEVKLENGTSFKIGAVAKGAGMINPNLATMLCFICTDAAAPYEDIKEALNINKETTFNAISVDGDTSTNDTVMVLANGKSNSYDKEAFKEALRLVMHDMAMLMVADGEGAKKVAAFEVINAKDDKQAEIAAKALSNSLLVKTALFGEDPNFGRIASTIGASRIDCDDEKLVISYNDVVVFNKGEICFDAQTEAKAAEVLKKDKYKIICDIGLGDGKFTAYGCDLGYKYVEINADYRS
- a CDS encoding potassium channel family protein codes for the protein MSIFSKIKKTIGWEIRAAKPQYDLNPLIYAQLKPFRLPLILIQLVMMIGTLGYVYIEDYSIMHAIFQSAYTFTTTGFGALNEANFSNQGIVFTVTLMIAGFLILTFSVGIVIDVIANGSLLELLKERKMLYKIARLRRHFVICYHNEYTAQLARQFRDNHIPFVVVDPSDDIEQIAKEHNYPYYVKEEPYKEIAFLKSHLSSAKGAISLSKNISDNITLIASVRLYEKELGRPPFLIISNAETQNEKIRLKKLGADKVVATPSLMAKRVTAMAIRPDMENVLEEFLYKKDTPIDMEEVFVRENSWVINRELKDLRLRDILKVSVIGITEDNGKFIQMPKGTTSINTNCKLLLVGSQRGIARAKRIINLTKQPEDI
- the rpmB gene encoding 50S ribosomal protein L28, with protein sequence MSRKCAISGKGPMVGNNVSHAKNRTRRRFLPNIRTVRVTLEDGTTTKLKISAKELRTLKKHS
- a CDS encoding glycosyltransferase → MKKTSISYKSSNLLIENLKKQENIEVLKKENFISSLFGKKKYADVYFHSGNLDEKSIENIKNSKITIVNSFASMNYIIAKTKISHEKIKVIYPSINIEYKKTKEVKIKLCEELNIDPKTKLILFTAKNFKTSGVKEFLDICSSITYSDFKIIIAGEQKQITALQFQLPKYQNLQDKIILLENYKNIDDLFLASDIFLLPTYNKTFSSNILKAMYCKCVVFLSIDNDAKEVVDVFASMDSPTDPSIAFKIDAVLLDKNELKKIKKENKKLAKEFELEANLNKMNFILENV
- a CDS encoding glycosyltransferase family 2 protein; the protein is MIKASVYIICKNEEKHIKRVLESVKDFDEIVVVDSGSTDNTLNIAKEYTNKIFHQDWLGFAKQKEYAKSLCQNEWVLNLDADEQLTEELKKEIEKVIEENKIDGLDIKISSQFLGKFNSEKSKFNRRIRFFRKSVGHYPDKLVHESILVKGKINKANGFIYDYGTMDLKTHLSKINEYSSLRADEKFAKNKKASFAKLLFVFPLSFFKSFIIKRGFLNGMRGFIAAMNNSFYAFLKEAKLYELNNKSEEK
- a CDS encoding polysaccharide deacetylase family protein; the protein is MIYFLIFLFILILIISLRYNWWRIPQSYKKARVLMYHSIREHVGNEKHNKWRVKPQDFEKQMNWFYKNNWKSFTISELSKLDEIPEKSFVITFDDGYEDNYLNAFPILKKYDFKATIYLVPNQKTNHWEEKNTSVLSNLLNEKQILEMLNSGLIEFGSHTLSHVNLSTINDEQLLNELKKSKEEVEKITNKECEAFAYPYGKFDDKIVQAVKNVGYKNATVVKRGLFEENDDVFTIKRVGILGTENFVDFLLKVSRVRNKL
- a CDS encoding glycosyltransferase, with the protein product MIILHTLHWVQFAGTEKVCVDLCNELSKEHTVYLLTNEKIKPYLEENVNFIELDFEKNRYNPFFLYKVAKIVEKINPDVIHIHNTKELEIMYNARFFMKKKVPIIGSRHNPVVKKKFSLADLGVAVSEETRIYTNAKRNITILNGIPFKEVREFENKNKFTIVGVGRLAQVKGFHTLINALSKVNFDFKLNIVGEGEQKEELLNLIKSLKLENKIELVGFVRNVQDYIYNSDLQIISSSEEGLSLALIEGIFYARVLVATDIANHKEILGEELVFDNRVDAFVNKLNDVYEDYKKYEKLFGKVKETKEEYSIEKMVKQYVEAYKSLIK
- a CDS encoding glycosyltransferase, yielding MQKHYKIVHCGIFNEKDNGNFFYGLERKISHGLIQNGHFVYDFSYRDVERNSRFLRIKDSGLKKMNQKLINICKNIDADILFLAKAEKIDKETLIKIREILPNIKIVQWYVDHLLEKDEFFDKLDCIDIFYYANAKELQNLSKKYQNTVFSFFPNISDPAFDKKLESEKINDVIYIARDYNEDVRTKFAVLLKDFCDKENIKLKVYASLGNPAIFGNDFHKAIAQTKIAINFNRDDNLNEVNQEKILGASDRMAQFLGSGICTFSPRIKGFEKLYKDKEEIVYFDTPNDCFEKLKYYLKDKNYELIAKKGQEKTYEIANAKRVTQFMLELLFKDDKSNNYEWSEYKFKQGNQI
- a CDS encoding glycosyltransferase, whose protein sequence is MKICYFSCSSIYGGVEKIVVDSLNEISKYYECALIVPNGCRYKDKVSSNVKIVEYKSYDKRYNPFLYLEVLNVIKNYDIVHTHGAKATQITYLLNKISSFIHVATKHNTRKGKIFNKVKNVISVSSEVAKTITNPSKVLYFGIQKSENLIFEKNEIFTILAVGRLDPIKGFDKLIEQVSKLEFDFKLNIIGEGSQKLKLEKLIIDNKLEKKVSLLGFKNNIPEYLASSHLQVISSLTEGLPLTLLEGIMNSPVIISTPVGGIVEVLDKDYLVKIEDFSTKISEIYNNYENICEDFKLKHEHFKQKFDFNDYSKNLLEYYKGCINAKTL